Within the Tenrec ecaudatus isolate mTenEca1 chromosome 7, mTenEca1.hap1, whole genome shotgun sequence genome, the region TCCACTGAGCTCCATGAGAGAGTATTTCAGTGGTCTATGAGAATATATGAGGCTCCATATATTCCTTgaatataaaaatatgtaaataaataaaatgcaaaagcaaAACTTTTCCCTAATGCTACTTCTGGTTTAACAAATGGTAGAAAGCAAAAATTGCACATTATGGGAACTAAaaacaagaaaatgttctacattgGAATTACTAGGATATGATAGCAGATAAATATTATTAGCATTAACACAGAAATTAATAGTTATATAATTATTAACTTATTAAGTTCCACATTAACTTCAAAGCAAATTTGTATCTTAAAGGCATGCTTATCAGTGGGTTTACTTTATAGAAAGACAGTGTGAAAATAAATCATTAGAGGCAACAGAAGATGATATGATGTGATGCAAAATAGGACATAATAGaggctgaagaagaaaaaaagaaaaacctaaggGAGGCACAAAAACCAATTCAtttcaaaatgaaacaaagtaaaaatgttttatttattaattccTTTAACTGTATTTGTCTGTATGCTTTCAAATTTTCACCAAGTATTTCTGGTTGTTTGTAATTTATAACAGCAAAGAGTGACAATAGGAGCAGCAGCAAAATTcatgggatccaggacagataaacccctcaggaacagcaatgggagtagtgagaccaggagggttgggggaaggtgggggtggggggggaaacaGACTACAGTGATGCacaatcccaccccaccccaggggatgAACGATAACATggacaaagggagacagtgggtggtgtacaatatgaaaataataatcatttataatctaTCAGGAGTCCAtgaggatgagggagggaggggcaaaaagaggagctgataccaagggctcaaacagaaagaaaatattttgaaagtgatgaaggcaacagatgtataaatgtgcttgagacaattgttgtatgggttgttatcagactgtaagagcccccaatgaaatgatttatttataacaacaaaaaagaataagaagaaaATGTATTTGTTTTAAAGCAGCTATTAAGTAGCAGTCAGTGCTTATAAAAACTAAACATGGAATTTCAAATGCGTTCTCTATTTTAAGGTTTGACACTTTAGGGGTGCATCAaatggcatttttaaaagattcacTGTCCATTAAACTGACTACCCAGCTCATAATCCGCATAATACTGAGATACTAATGATCCCAGTGACCACTACCCGGTTGCCCAGACAAGGGTCCTGGGTTTGAAAACGGAAGCATGCCTTTGTTAGTTCATTCTACAGCCTTTAGCATCCAGAGCCAAGCAGCCCAAGGTTTGTGGCACAGAGAGCCGTAGGAAACGTAATTCTTTTCGTGGACTTTTGATTCAAACTTGGCTTAAGTACATAATACAGAGaagcatttttattattttaaacgaAATCTTGACATCAAACATTGAAAGTCCACCGCAGTTGCTTTGAGACGTCAGTCGCGAGGATGCGGGTGCCCACTAGCTCACTGGACATGAGGGCTACGCATCCCAGCGTGGCCGAAAGGCACGTGCTCCGTCACACAGAGCAGGGGAAAGTGATCGAGTCAGGGATGAGGGGTGGGCTGGGCTCCCTGCCAACATCCATTTTACTTTAGTAGCCCTGAAAACCAATACGTGGTGCTGTGGGAATCAAAGTATCCAAATGACTCTAAGGAGTTATCCGACTTCAAGACTAGAAATCAGGAATAAAATCTGTGCCAACAAATGAAACCGTTCTTGGCATTTCCCTGGGTAGAGACTTTACTTGGTGTCAAGGATTGTTTTCAGAGCCCTTGACAGTAACTTCAAAATATCGTTCTTGAACGCGTATCCTCCGGTCCCTGCAGAAGGCATCCATGATTGGATTGTGTCGTCCGACTTCATACCGAACTTTACATTCGCGGTCATCCgccatgatgacggcaacaacaaAACGCTTACGACATGAATCACAAAACATAAATCACAAATTGGCTAAATTGTGGCATTCGACCtcgcttttgttttttaagggaaaaaatctccagtcttttccctcctccctgaCCGGCATGAGTCCGTGGTTCCTGACAGTCACTGCAGTGGTGCATCATCATGGGGACTCGCGGGTCCAGGACTTTCAGAGTTTGGGGCAGGATTCTCCCCACCTTCTACTCTGTCAGAAGGGGGTGCGCTCTCCTTTTTCTCCGTGGGACTGCTGGCAGTTTGTTCGGGTCGGGAATTGGGGTGGTCCCCAGGACAGTCCTCCTCGCCGGCCTCTGCCCCGCGCCTCTCGGTCTCCGCATCCTTCGGGGACCCTTTCTTTTCTTCGGCCGCTTTGCTGTTGAAATGAGCAGCTGCGGGGGCATTTTTGGACTTTCTGTGCACAGACCCTTGACCGTGAGGGGCTGGCACGGGAGGGCTGGGCGTGGGGGGCGCTTTGCTTCCCTCGGGGGCGGGCTCTTTCCTGGGGGGCCCCCAGATGAAATGCTCGGCGGGCGTGTAATGCTTCTGCGCAAAGCGCAGGAGCTTCCTCCTCTCGGCGCGGTCTCGGACCGTGTACACGAAATACTCGAGCGCGCTCTGCTTGATATTGGGGAGCGTGTTCGCCACAAGGGCCTCGTAAAGGATCAACTTGACCAGAGGAGACTTGAAACTTTCATATCCAAGCTCGCCAAGGCTTTTCAGAATGCGGGTGATCCTTAAATAGTTGTGCTGGGACCTGGAAGAGAGCATTGTAGAGGAGAGTCAAAACTGCAGTGGAGGAAACTACCGGGAACGAGTCTCTATGGGACCGCAGGCCCAGGAATATGCCTGGCAATCACCTTTTCCCTAAGCTAAATTAGAAACCATCAAGGGGTTATAATAAAGTAGAAAGTCTCTGTGCCTAAATTTGATGTCAATTTTTGTGAAACCTCGACATGCAGTATGTATTTCCTGTGTCTGATGTCTGCCTCTTAGGAAAATGTTTAAAGTAAAATTTCTTCCTAGTGATGTTGTTTACTTATTTAGTACTCTGATGGTGAATAATCTAGTAGGCCATTAACTGCAACAACACCAATATATCATCACTGGTAAACAGTACTGAATGCACATACAGCGTTATATAACACTTGAACACTATTTTAAAAAGCTTTGTTTTTATGGGTTTTTTTAAGTGGGTAAACGGCAGGAATCGTCTGAAACAGCGCGTGATTGGATGAAGCCCACTGCCCCAAAGAGCAGGATTAAATTAGTTGTTAAGGTCATAAGGAGATTGTAGACTCTGGAAATGTAGTAACAAAACTCTTGGGCAATAACTGTTTCTAACGTCTATGAGAAAGAGATGCATGGAAAGggggaagattttttttaatctcaaaaaggaagcagaggacAAAACAAAATACACTTCATTTGCAAGCAGTTCAACTCTATAGATCCAACCCCAGATGACAAGTCAAGTTAAAATTGGGTGTACACCAAGCAGAGTCTGCAGTCTCCAATTTAAGCTATTTATAAACATCAGAAAAGATACAAAAACATGGGCTTGAAGAATGATGATCAAGGTTGTGGACAAAAACTATGGAAGAGAACCACGGAGGGTGTTAGTATGGCTTGAAATCCATGTTCTGGTCAAAGGGCGGATGGAAGTGAGGAGTCAGTGCAAATGGGGTGGGCAGTAAGAGATGGGCTGGCGGGGCTTCCCATCGAGGTCGGGCCAGTACACAGGGGTGCAGTTCCTGAGAAGCCTGGAAGTGATGTGAGAACTCTGAGAGGCACAAGCCAAGAAGGCAGAAAATAAAAGAAGGGACTTCACAGTGTAAAACATAGGTCAGTAATCCAGAATGATGACAAATAAAATTGGAAACGCATCAGTGTctgatctataaatatatactcTCGTGTCTGAAAATATTCCACCTCTTTTAATCAGGGTCACTGAAGGTTATTTCATTCTACTTTGATTCAATATTTCCCCTGTCCTGGGCTACTGTAAGTATATTGAGTTTCCTGGCTGCTCTTTAAAACCAAAAACCCTCAAGATGAGGTATAGATTAAAACAGATAAATGATGACatttaaagaaaacccaaagggagctCAACTGAAGACAGGAGATGGAAGAGACATTTTCATGATTCCCTATAGTTTGTTCAAATCTAGTCAATAAGTATGATTTTCGGCAATAGAACCAGGAAGactatttgtttttttctggcaGATTCGAAGGCAGAGGACGGTTAATTAATAGTTGGAAGATCTGTATGGAACGCGCAGGGAAAGAGAAGCAAAGACAAAGGGTGGCGGAAAGGAAGGGGCCTCAGTGGGCAGAGGCATGAGAAAGAACTATAGCTCAGACTCCACTCCCCTGAGCCAAGCCAGCAGACCCCTAATTAGCCCTTCCGAATGGGCTCTGCTTTCATCGAGAAATCAGTGGAGctgaaaataaaaccaaagaGGCTCTAAGCTGACGACTATTATTTTGTtcactcatttattcattcaacaaacttTTACTATAGCTACTACTTGTTCATCCAGGCAACTAAATCGAGTTGGAGAGGATAGTCTCTAATATAACAGTTGTGAGTGCACAGGAGATGATAAAGAGCAAAGCTCCTTCTGAAGATTTACCTTGACTTTTTCCATCCTAACTTGGGCTTCTTGGATACAATAGTGCTTAGATACTTTATCTAGAGATAGCTACCTGCATTACTTAAGCACCGGCATTCATACGTCTGCTTTAAGTGCCCTGTATAAATCAAAGTTCACTAGAGTTATGGGTTAATGTGTCTTCTAGTCAGGATCATAAAGCTTTATGCCCATATTATCAGTTTTAGTACAAGCTACCATTTAAATCATACTGATCATAgctaagaaagtaaaaggaaggctCAATCATTAATGCCTACATTCATTTTACTACAGCAAGGTGAAAATTCTTGAGAGACGCACACATACAAAACTTAGCTTACTGATGCATAACACTTTGAATTGTTTTCAATAAAGAGAAATTGCTTAGGTTAGTTTTGAAGGTTGTTTTGCCCTCCCCTTAATACTTGCCCAGTTAGTTCAGCTAATTATAACGTGCTAAAAAGTCCTTTTAAATGGTTAGCTTATAGTCCAGCACTTACAACTCAACCCTAtaattaaaaaagggaaaaaagttttatataaatatatacatatatatacatattatgaaAAACAGACTTTGGCTATAAGTAAAATGAAAGTTATGAATATCCAGGCAAAAGAATATACCAAATCAATTCCAGATAAACAATCTTATTAATTCTATCACAGATTTGGGGATTTATTCGCCAAAAGTGAGCTTTGGTGGTTTTCCTAAATAGAACGGATATTTTTAATGTTCGTTGCATTTGAGTAAAATGGAGCCTTATACAGTGACTTCACCCTTCAGACTTCATTCACGGATTTTATCTAAGACGCCACTGTGCTTGAGGATGTTAACACTGGACCATCTCCTCAAGAAGTTTGCAAGACAGTAGGCAGAAAGAATAACAACCACAAATGCCCCAAACagagattaaattttaaaaagggaaagagGCCACACTTGGCTCTGGGCAATGCGGAGATTTCAGGAAGAAATAGTTTGGAAGCAGACTAGCTGTGTTTCTACTTAAAATCTCTTTCGCGTTATTATCTTCTTCCAGAATGCAGAACAGAGGGCAACACTGATTTACATGACACTGCTTTTGAGCCCAAACGCCTGCTTCCATCTGCTGTTTGGTGCTGGGTTCCACAGGAGCTGGCGCTGGTGACCAAGGGAAAATCACCTGCCGGGACCCCAAAGTCCGGCCGGGCCTTGACTTACTCATTCAGATGCTGAAACCTCTCCTGCCAGTTTACAGCCCGGGCCACATTTCCAGTCTTATCCACAAGTTTTATTCCAAAAAATTCTAACATCATTTTATAAGCCAGGAGAAATCTTCTAATTGCTTCTTTTGTCTTTTTGAATTCCTAATGGAGGAAAGAAAGTCCATTGACATGATTCAGTAAGTAGCCAGCAGGGGAATGAAGATGCATATTTATTTTGCCATCTCATATACAATGAAATAAGTCTGTATTACCTCAATTTCATATGTAGTTAGTTCTTTTGcataaaaattcaagccttgttcTCTCAGGGGGAAAAGCCTATTGTTTTCAAGGATGAAACATATGTTAGCGTTTTCTGGAAAACAACCGAGGTTAAGCAGGACGTAGCTCAAAGGGGATCATAGGTAACTGACCATTGAATGTAAGTATGGTTGTGCTCCAATTTTTCATAATCTCCTTTCCACTTATTTAGAACTTCTTCGATGTAAACACCTAAATCATAAACATTCAGACAATCAATCAGATCTGTAAAACATTTTGAAGGCATTTTAAGATTTCAACAGCTTAAGCTTGATATTAAAACTTTCATAAATTTAATAAcagcaaaggaaaaaataatgattgaaGAGACAACCATCTTATGCCACATAGCTTATGTAACaagcataattttttaaaagaaaaaaatagtataTCAAATTGCAGAAAAATCCTATTAGACCATGTTACTCTTGAGCAAGGGTTGGCAAACTCTGGCCCATCCCTGTTTTTGTCCATAacgttttattggaacacagccacgCACGTTCATTTATACATTGTCGATGGTTGCTTTCCTACTACAAGAGTGGAACAGTTATTGTGACAGAGAATATCTGGCCCAGAAAGCCAAAAATATTTACTTTGTGGCCCCATATAGAAAAAGTTTGCTGACTTGTGCTCTACAGCAGCggtactcaacctgtgggtcaagactcctttgggggctgaatgacccctttcacaggggtctcccaattcataacagtagcaaaattacagttatgaagtagcaacgaaattaatttgatggcagggggtgggggcgtcaccacaacatgaggaactgtattaaagggtcacagcatcagaaggttgagaaccactgccccagatGATCACGAAACTCTTTAAATACGGGATATGATCAAAATGAAATGTATTCCAGGGAGAAATaaaggaagggaaaggggagagagaagaggaggaggggacGCTGGGGGAGGACAGGCTGTTGACCCTCTACTATAAATACAGTGTACCTCACCCAGCTCCATTCTCACAAGCCCCTCCAGACCAGTGCTATTAGCTCCGTTCTACCGATGAGAATACCGTGTGACCTGCACAAAGTCATACACAGTGAAAGAGTAAATCTGAAAGAGTGGGTCTGTCTCCAAAGAGGTTGCCCTTGTCACCCTATCAACATACTCTACCGCTCCCCTGGAAGAGCTCATTATAACCAAAGCCTTCTCTATCCGGACCCACAATGGACTCTGTGATGAGTGGCCATTTAGCCTATCTTATTTTAACACGCAGAACAGCACTGCATTTCTCTCATCCTAATGCATTGAGCTCTGGTTTTCTCCAGTGATTACCAATTTGTAGTAGAGTTTCACTTGCTCTCAAAAAAAAAGTTGGTTTTCAGTCAGAGCAGGATTGATCGATGGTGATGGACTGAATTGTGACTCGTGGGAGCCTCAATGGCGTCAGAGTAGAACAGTGCTCCAGAAAGTTCTCCAATCGCTGATTTGGGATGCAGACCATCAGATATTTTTCTGAGGCCGAGGAAGGTGGACATGAGCTccagcttttggttggcagccaagtaTGGGAGCTGTTGGTGCACTCAAGGATGCCCTTGTGAAACATACTGTTGGCTTTATCAACCCATAGAAACGATTTCTCTCCATAGTTTAGCTTTGTCTGACTCTTCCTAAATAATAACTATAACATGCTATAGGA harbors:
- the OGFRL1 gene encoding opioid growth factor receptor-like protein 1 isoform X2, with protein sequence MGNLLGGVSFREPTTVEDCDSTWQTDSEPEPEPEEPGPAGGEGPGREPAQPPERAGGRPRASPAPDEDAEAAGAEQGRDSTGATAKPKRSFYAARDLYKYRHQYPNFKDIRYQNDLSNLRFYKNKIPFKPDGVYIEEVLNKWKGDYEKLEHNHTYIQWLFPLREQGLNFYAKELTTYEIEEFKKTKEAIRRFLLAYKMMLEFFGIKLVDKTGNVARAVNWQERFQHLNESQHNYLRITRILKSLGELGYESFKSPLVKLILYEALVANTLPNIKQSALEYFVYTVRDRAERRKLLRFAQKHYTPAEHFIWGPPRKEPAPEGSKAPPTPSPPVPAPHGQGSVHRKSKNAPAAAHFNSKAAEEKKGSPKDAETERRGAEAGEEDCPGDHPNSRPEQTASSPTEKKESAPPSDRVEGGENPAPNSESPGPASPHDDAPLQ
- the OGFRL1 gene encoding opioid growth factor receptor-like protein 1 isoform X1, with product MGNLLGGVSFREPTTVEDCDSTWQTDSEPEPEPEEPGPAGGEGPGREPAQPPERAGGRPRASPAPDEDAEAAGAEQGRDSTGATAKPKRSFYAARDLYKYRHQYPQNFKDIRYQNDLSNLRFYKNKIPFKPDGVYIEEVLNKWKGDYEKLEHNHTYIQWLFPLREQGLNFYAKELTTYEIEEFKKTKEAIRRFLLAYKMMLEFFGIKLVDKTGNVARAVNWQERFQHLNESQHNYLRITRILKSLGELGYESFKSPLVKLILYEALVANTLPNIKQSALEYFVYTVRDRAERRKLLRFAQKHYTPAEHFIWGPPRKEPAPEGSKAPPTPSPPVPAPHGQGSVHRKSKNAPAAAHFNSKAAEEKKGSPKDAETERRGAEAGEEDCPGDHPNSRPEQTASSPTEKKESAPPSDRVEGGENPAPNSESPGPASPHDDAPLQ